The sequence below is a genomic window from Harmonia axyridis chromosome 1, icHarAxyr1.1, whole genome shotgun sequence.
ttgttgttgttttgtgCATTTCTAGTTTCTAGATATCATCTAGACATGAACAGTAAACAAAGAAAGTAAGGTTATATCCTCATCTTCTTCAACGGCCAATGCCATAAACCTTCGGTTCAAGGCAAACACTCAACTCTTTCCACCAGTTAGGCCAACTTCCAGTTGAGTTCGAGTTGAACCTACGATTTGACTTTTATAATGTGGATTTTGATAGCTGACGCTCCGTTGAACTCAACCTACGGTCAACTATTCTTTATAATACCGGCCCTAAGGATTGCGTATATTATGTTCTCCTCTTATTTTCAAACGGCCTattcgatcgaaatgaaaatttgaatttggatgTGGAATGAGAATTTCATGCCTCGTTCAAAATTTATGGTTGATCTCGAAACCAGAACCGtagaatattcagaaaaaatgtcgaaaaaatacataattgtgACTAATGATCCGACAGAGTTAAGATTTTGcttgttgatatgaaatgataatttcaagctCCTTGATGCGAAATTTCAAACTGATGACATCAACAAAAttgagaagaatattggaaacaaAATGAGATTTtggatattcaaaaatttcaatctgattacattatcagaatcatagaaaattcatgaagaCCTGTGATTACAGATCCTTGATTAATGTATAATATTACCTTTGACTTTCAATATGTATGGTCAAAACTTTGCTCAATCAAGAAGTTTTTATGTATGTGGCTTTCTTATTCCCATTATTCATTATATCTATACAAATTGATTAAGGATGTGAATTGCATACTCAATAAGGATACTTGCcagttttagaaaaaaaacttttttgatgaaaactAGTGAGCTCAACCATAAAAAATATTAGGGGTCATTTTTAGGTCTTTTAGGGAAAGCACATGTTGTCCTTAAGAAAATAGGATTGGGTCTAAGCCAAAGAAAGTTAAGaaactttttatgaaaaacaaaatgtttattATGTCGAGCTTGAGTAATAAATtaacattataaaaaatatattcctaTCTGTTCTCTTACTGCAGATATGGAACAACACACCGCGCCACTGTTTCAAGGTGCTGtaaatagatatattttcatttctaggCTTATAGAGTGAACTCACAATTAATGGAAATTAATTCCTATGATAGTCGGATAGTCCTTTGTGGCCTGGAATCGCTTCTTGATCATCTAATTTTGGTATGGCAAACTGACTCGATGTCTCATGACCGTCCTGACTAATGCTATTTGTTAATAGGGGGCAGTAGGTTTTAACTACCATACAAAGCTCTGAGTATTCCTGTAGAAACAAcattaaatcaacaatcaattGAAAATACCGAGTGATAAATCACAAACTGACACTCAAATTTTgaccattttgaaatatgtacctatataGCAACCAACCCACTAAGCAAGAATGAATGAAAGAGCTTActaattcataaaacaaataatgaatCGAAATGTTTGTTCCTGAAGATAACAACATCGTTATCGAAACGTTCGTAAGACGCATATAAATATTCTGTGGATAGAATGTACCTTAACCATTTGATTCCTTTTTTCGAAGTAGCTCTCAGAGTAAGGTACTTGTGAATAGGTTTCACGAGTTTTTCTATTTGTTCCAGGTTGCCCAGATATATATCCCATACTTCTATCGAATTTTGTTTGGAGTTCTGAAATTTCCTGCTGGATATGTTCATATTTTTCTTGATATGATTTAGTATCTTTAGATAATTCAGTCCTCAATGCATAAATGAACACCGAAagaaatatttccgaaaaaagaATGAGGAAAATTGTTAATGTCAACATAATCAAATAATTGCGATTGGTTTTGCAGCTGCATATAGGttcttttatttcatttcttatACTTCTGTTATCCATGATGCCGGTTTGAAGTAATAATCTGTAAAAAAAGAACTACAGGTGATAtggtaataaataaaatcaaggaAACTTCTGGCTGTGTTATTATAAATCTTACATCTATAATCTACATGCGAAATATTCACATGTTCGCCTCTCTTCACGTTTTACAGGCGCTGGACAAAATCTAATTTGTGAATAGAATCATTAGAATCGTCATCAGTGAATCAAACcttttaacgggtgttttttttcgaggtatataactttaaattggcattactgttcaagatggtgaccgattcaacagctgtcaagtgatttattctcagtttggtttggcaattcatcatgaaaagactcacgcctgaacaacgctttcaaatagtgcaatttcatttcgaaaataatggttctgtgcggaatacgtatcgcgcactacgtccattttattttgtttagcgatgaagcgcacttctggttgaatggctacgtcaacaaacaaaactgccacatttggagtgaagttaatcctcaagtgtatgtcgaaacaccgttacatccagaaaaactgactgtttggtgcgctttatgggctggtggaatcattggtccgtacttcttcaaaaacgatgatggccagaacgttacagtcaatggtgatcggtatagagccatgattactaactttttcattcctgaattgaacaaccatgatgtccaggagctgtggttccaacaagacggcacaacatgtcacacagcttgtgccacaatcgatttattgaaagacacgtttggtgaccgcctaattttacgttttggatctgtgaattggcctccaagatcttgtgatttaaaaccgctagactactttctgtgaagctatgtaaagtcattggtctatgcggataagccacaacccttgaccatttggaagacaacattcgccgtgttattgccgatatacggccacaaatattggaaaaagtcatcgaaaattagacgtccagattggactacatccgagccagccgtggtcatatgccagaaatcatatttaaaatgtaatgccac
It includes:
- the LOC123671361 gene encoding uncharacterized protein LOC123671361 — its product is MDNRSIRNEIKEPICSCKTNRNYLIMLTLTIFLILFSEIFLSVFIYALRTELSKDTKSYQEKYEHIQQEISELQTKFDRSMGYISGQPGTNRKTRETYSQVPYSESYFEKRNQMVKEYSELCMVVKTYCPLLTNSISQDGHETSSQFAIPKLDDQEAIPGHKGLSDYHRN